One window from the genome of Sulfodiicoccus acidiphilus encodes:
- a CDS encoding DMT family transporter, translated as MNRGYLYMLGVVVVWGLSYPLSKLSLTYMSPFVLAFFRFLVGGLALLLLSRGMQVGVKETINGVLNVFLLVLFLNLSLMFTHNPALASVLIYTQPLFVLTIALFLGESVGRIRMLGVLIGFAGALLSVGSTSFSLGSLFAVAGGFTWAVGTTYFRRNVSRGDLVKLNSFMALLSALLDVPLMSYDWKLELSPEGIALAVVVGLTAQAVGFLLWFSAVRELGPVNASATSILIPASAYVLSFLVLGTVPTLLEVIGSSVALLGVFISQFGERLARA; from the coding sequence ATGAACAGAGGCTACCTTTACATGCTCGGAGTTGTAGTCGTGTGGGGACTTTCCTATCCATTATCGAAGCTCTCCCTCACTTACATGTCTCCCTTCGTTTTAGCATTCTTCAGGTTCCTGGTGGGAGGGTTAGCGCTCCTCCTCCTCTCTCGGGGTATGCAGGTGGGAGTGAAGGAGACGATCAACGGTGTCCTAAACGTCTTCCTCTTAGTTCTGTTCCTAAATCTGAGTCTCATGTTCACCCACAACCCCGCCCTGGCGTCGGTGCTGATCTATACTCAGCCCCTCTTTGTGCTCACCATAGCATTATTCCTCGGAGAGAGTGTAGGGAGGATTAGAATGTTGGGCGTCTTGATAGGGTTCGCTGGAGCCCTCCTCTCCGTGGGAAGCACTAGTTTCAGTCTGGGATCGCTATTCGCGGTGGCCGGGGGGTTCACTTGGGCAGTAGGCACAACTTACTTCAGGAGGAACGTCTCAAGAGGGGATCTCGTCAAATTGAACTCCTTCATGGCTCTCCTCTCTGCCCTCCTAGATGTACCCCTTATGTCCTACGACTGGAAGTTGGAACTCAGTCCGGAAGGGATCGCTTTGGCAGTGGTGGTGGGGTTGACGGCCCAGGCGGTCGGGTTCCTCCTCTGGTTCTCCGCAGTGAGGGAACTGGGGCCAGTGAACGCTAGCGCCACGTCGATATTGATTCCGGCCTCCGCTTACGTCCTATCCTTCCTAGTGCTTGGGACGGTTCCGACTCTGCTAGAGGTGATCGGCTCCTCCGTGGCCCTGTTGGGAGTGTTCATCAGCCAGTTCGGTGAGAGGCTCGCTAGGGCTTAA
- a CDS encoding phosphate-starvation-inducible PsiE family protein, which produces MRPKFTEEDLVRYVSYVIQALLMVGLVFVLGDTVFEVWRSLTLGPAAVVEATVDNALLAVVLLEILMSMIDFARGKGRSVVYVMDATLSFILREIIIEIFGRTFTVQDLAAYGALIAVISLGRFILVRSRKWEAPTP; this is translated from the coding sequence GTGAGGCCGAAGTTCACTGAAGAGGACCTAGTGAGATACGTTTCCTACGTGATACAGGCCCTGCTCATGGTCGGTCTGGTGTTCGTACTAGGAGACACTGTGTTCGAAGTTTGGCGGTCTCTCACCTTAGGACCAGCTGCGGTAGTGGAGGCCACAGTCGACAACGCTCTGCTTGCTGTTGTCCTGCTTGAGATCCTAATGAGTATGATAGACTTCGCCAGGGGGAAGGGAAGAAGTGTCGTCTACGTGATGGATGCCACCCTTTCGTTCATACTCAGAGAGATAATAATCGAGATCTTCGGGAGGACCTTCACCGTACAGGACCTAGCTGCCTACGGCGCTCTAATAGCCGTAATTTCTCTCGGAAGGTTCATTTTAGTTAGGAGTAGAAAGTGGGAAGCCCCTACCCCGTAG